One window from the genome of Flexibacter flexilis DSM 6793 encodes:
- a CDS encoding ArsR/SmtB family transcription factor, producing MKIKNFSLTFSTQLFKALSDEARVRILFQLYHNQQMCIADLELVLDFTQTKTSRHLLYLKNAGLLHSRRTDQWIFYYIKDEMRDVVKYFFRYMEKETQLNRDLEVYRIMLSNRELAAYKVAVLQERNRQSSHFGD from the coding sequence ATGAAAATCAAGAATTTCAGCTTAACGTTTAGCACGCAACTGTTCAAAGCCCTGAGCGATGAGGCGCGTGTACGCATTTTGTTTCAGCTCTACCACAACCAACAGATGTGTATTGCTGATTTGGAATTGGTGCTGGATTTTACCCAAACCAAAACTTCTCGGCATTTGCTGTACCTGAAAAATGCGGGTTTGCTGCATTCGCGTCGGACAGACCAATGGATTTTTTATTATATAAAAGACGAAATGCGCGACGTGGTCAAGTATTTTTTTAGGTACATGGAAAAAGAAACACAACTTAACCGCGACCTCGAAGTATATCGGATTATGCTTTCTAACCGCGAGCTTGCCGCCTACAAAGTAGCTGTGCTTCAGGAACGTAACCGCCAAAGCAGCCATTTCGGAGACTAA
- the carB gene encoding carbamoyl-phosphate synthase large subunit gives MPKDNSIKSVLIIGSGPIVIGQACEFDYSGSQAARSLREEGIEVILINSNPATIMTDSVTADHVYLLPLEKKSIRTILEKHKIDAVLPTMGGQTALNLAIECDKAGIWKKHGVRIIGVDIKAIETTEDRELFRKKMIELNVGVCKGATAKSMLEGKEIAQAIGFPLVIRPSYTLGGTGGGFVEKPEDFEKALGNGLHASPIHEVLVEQSILGWKEYELELLRDSAGNVIIICSIENFDPMGIHTGDSITVAPAMTLSDTAYQRMRDLAIKMMNGIGQFAGGCNVQFSLNPDTEDIIAIEINPRVSRSSALASKATGYPIAKIAAKLAIGYNLDELKNAITKTTSACFEPALDYVIVKIPRWNFDKFKGADRSLGLQMKSVGEVMGIGRNFQEALQKACQSLEIKRNGLGADGREVTDQAKILHSLKNPSWNRLFHVYDAFKLGIPFKTIQQLTKIDKWFLSQIEELILLEKEIQRHTLASISDELLLKAKQKGYADRQIAHLLRCLESEVHAKRHDLGIKRVYKMVDTCSAEFEAQTPYYYSTFGQETESVVTDRKKVVVLGSGPNRIGQGIEFDYSCVHGVLASKEAGYETIMINCNPETVSTDFDIADKLYFEPVFWEHIYDIILHEKPEGVIVQLGGQTALKLAEKLERYGIKILGTSFEALDLAEDRGRFSNLLKEQNIPYPKFGVIENAEQAIELARELGFPLLVRPSYVLGGQSMKIVINEEELEQHVVNILREMPDNQILLDHFLENAIEAEADAICDGENVYIIGIMEHIEPAGIHSGDSNAVLPPFDLSENVIDQIKRHTKAIAVALRTVGLLNIQFAIKDEIVYIIEANPRASRTVPFICKAYGEPYVNYATKVMLGEKKVTDFNFAPKLDGFAIKVPVFSFSKFPNVNKELGPEMKSTGEALYFIEDLQDDFFVKVYGERNLYLSK, from the coding sequence ATGCCCAAAGACAACAGCATTAAGTCCGTACTTATCATCGGCAGTGGCCCCATCGTAATAGGACAAGCCTGCGAATTTGATTACTCTGGTTCGCAAGCGGCGCGCTCGCTCCGCGAAGAAGGAATTGAAGTGATTCTTATCAATTCCAATCCTGCTACCATCATGACCGACAGCGTTACTGCTGACCATGTCTATCTACTCCCGCTGGAGAAAAAATCCATTCGTACCATTTTGGAAAAGCACAAAATTGATGCAGTGTTGCCGACTATGGGCGGCCAAACTGCCTTGAATTTGGCTATCGAATGCGACAAAGCGGGGATTTGGAAAAAACATGGCGTTCGGATTATCGGCGTGGACATCAAAGCCATCGAAACGACCGAAGACCGCGAACTTTTCCGCAAGAAAATGATTGAACTCAACGTAGGTGTCTGCAAAGGTGCTACGGCTAAGTCCATGCTCGAAGGAAAAGAAATCGCACAAGCTATTGGTTTTCCGTTAGTTATCCGACCATCTTACACGCTTGGCGGTACGGGTGGCGGCTTTGTGGAAAAGCCCGAAGACTTCGAAAAAGCCTTAGGCAACGGCCTGCACGCCTCGCCTATCCACGAAGTACTCGTAGAACAAAGTATTTTGGGTTGGAAAGAATACGAACTCGAACTGCTCCGCGACAGCGCAGGCAATGTGATTATCATTTGTTCGATTGAGAATTTTGACCCAATGGGCATTCACACGGGCGACAGCATCACCGTAGCCCCAGCCATGACCCTCTCGGACACGGCCTATCAGCGTATGCGCGATTTGGCTATCAAGATGATGAATGGCATCGGTCAGTTTGCGGGTGGCTGCAATGTGCAGTTTTCCTTAAATCCTGACACAGAAGACATTATCGCCATCGAAATCAACCCACGCGTAAGCCGCTCGTCGGCACTGGCTTCCAAAGCTACGGGTTATCCGATTGCCAAAATCGCGGCCAAATTAGCCATTGGCTATAATCTGGACGAGTTGAAAAACGCCATTACCAAAACAACTTCCGCGTGTTTTGAACCTGCCTTAGACTATGTAATTGTTAAAATTCCGCGTTGGAATTTCGATAAATTCAAAGGCGCAGACCGCAGTTTGGGTTTGCAAATGAAGTCCGTAGGCGAAGTAATGGGCATTGGTCGCAACTTCCAAGAAGCCTTGCAAAAAGCCTGTCAGTCGTTGGAAATCAAACGCAACGGCTTAGGCGCAGACGGCAGAGAAGTAACCGACCAAGCAAAAATTTTGCACAGCCTCAAAAATCCGTCGTGGAACAGACTTTTCCATGTGTACGACGCTTTCAAATTGGGCATTCCGTTCAAAACCATTCAGCAACTTACCAAAATTGATAAGTGGTTTTTGAGCCAAATCGAAGAACTGATTTTATTAGAAAAAGAAATACAACGCCATACGCTGGCCTCTATTTCGGATGAATTACTTCTTAAAGCCAAGCAAAAAGGCTACGCCGACCGCCAAATCGCGCATTTGTTGCGCTGCTTGGAAAGCGAAGTACACGCCAAACGCCACGATTTGGGCATTAAGCGTGTCTATAAAATGGTGGATACGTGTTCGGCAGAATTTGAAGCCCAAACACCGTATTACTACTCTACTTTCGGGCAAGAAACCGAATCGGTAGTTACCGACCGCAAAAAAGTAGTGGTTTTGGGTAGCGGACCCAACCGCATAGGGCAAGGCATTGAGTTTGATTACTCGTGCGTGCATGGCGTATTGGCTTCCAAAGAAGCTGGTTACGAGACGATTATGATTAACTGTAATCCCGAAACTGTTTCTACGGATTTTGACATCGCCGACAAACTGTACTTTGAGCCTGTTTTCTGGGAGCATATCTACGACATTATTCTCCACGAAAAACCCGAAGGTGTAATCGTGCAATTGGGCGGACAAACTGCCCTGAAATTGGCCGAGAAGTTGGAGCGTTATGGCATCAAAATTTTGGGTACAAGTTTCGAGGCTTTGGATTTGGCCGAAGACAGAGGACGTTTTTCTAATCTTTTGAAAGAACAAAACATTCCTTATCCGAAATTTGGCGTAATCGAAAATGCCGAACAAGCCATCGAATTGGCGCGCGAATTGGGCTTCCCGTTGTTGGTGCGTCCGAGTTATGTGCTTGGTGGCCAAAGCATGAAAATTGTAATCAACGAAGAGGAGTTGGAACAGCACGTAGTCAATATTTTGCGCGAAATGCCCGACAACCAAATTTTGCTCGACCACTTCTTGGAAAACGCCATCGAAGCCGAAGCCGACGCGATTTGCGACGGTGAAAACGTGTATATCATCGGCATTATGGAACACATAGAGCCTGCGGGTATCCATTCGGGCGACTCAAACGCCGTGTTACCGCCTTTCGATTTGAGCGAAAACGTGATTGACCAAATCAAACGCCATACGAAGGCCATCGCCGTTGCCTTGCGCACGGTGGGCTTGCTCAATATTCAGTTTGCCATCAAAGACGAAATCGTGTATATCATCGAGGCCAACCCACGCGCGAGCCGTACCGTTCCGTTTATCTGCAAAGCCTACGGCGAACCGTATGTAAATTACGCTACGAAGGTGATGTTGGGTGAAAAGAAAGTGACGGATTTCAACTTTGCGCCAAAACTTGACGGCTTTGCGATTAAAGTACCTGTGTTTTCGTTTAGCAAATTCCCGAACGTAAACAAAGAACTTGGCCCCGAAATGAAGTCCACAGGCGAGGCACTGTATTTTATTGAAGACCTTCAAGACGATTTCTTCGTGAAAGTATATGGCGAACGAAATTTGTATTTGAGTAAATAA
- a CDS encoding ABC-F family ATP-binding cassette domain-containing protein, which translates to MSVNLISAESIAKSFDERKLFSQLNFGISQGDKIALVGANGAGKSTLLKVLAGQIEPDAGQVSIRKGIRVIYLPQEPSLNDDQTVLDNIFALNTPVIQAIKEYEAAQHAIDLPAEKMQEILERLDELQAWDFEDRVQQILTHLGITNLEQLAGSLSGGQRKRIALAKMLLSDPDLVLLDEPTNHLDLNTIEWLENYLTSQNTTLLMITHDRYFLDNVANEIVELDRGKIYRYKGKYAYFLEKKAEREAMAQASVEKARNLMTKELEWMRRQPKARGTKAKYRIEAFYDLKEKASQNFTKDELQINIKAARQGSKIIEIEHITKNLGGKNLIEDFSYVFKKQDRIGVVGKNGMGKTTLLNLLTGVLQPDSGTIERGETTKIGYYTQETNNLNPANRVIDEVKAIAEYITLGNGETLSVSKFLEQFLFPSAMQYSFISKLSGGERRRLQLLKVLVDSPNFLILDEPTNDLDIDTLNVLEEFLEQYQGTLMLVSHDRYFMDKLVEHLFVFEGAGQVRDFYGNYSDYRDEQDELNKQRKAEEKSTKNTTPEPVVPVVDNKVEAASKRKLSFKEQKEYTTLETEIASIETKKVVLEQNLASGETDHQKIETWAKELEQLNEQLDEKVLRWMELGEYL; encoded by the coding sequence ATGTCTGTAAATCTTATTTCGGCGGAAAGCATCGCCAAATCTTTTGACGAACGTAAACTTTTTAGCCAACTGAATTTTGGCATTTCGCAAGGCGACAAAATCGCTTTGGTTGGCGCAAACGGCGCAGGCAAATCCACACTGCTAAAAGTGTTGGCGGGACAAATAGAACCCGACGCGGGACAGGTGAGTATTCGCAAAGGCATACGCGTTATTTATTTGCCGCAAGAGCCTTCGCTCAACGACGACCAAACCGTTTTGGATAATATTTTTGCGCTGAACACACCTGTTATTCAGGCGATTAAAGAATACGAAGCCGCCCAACACGCCATAGATTTGCCAGCCGAAAAAATGCAGGAAATTCTTGAACGCCTCGACGAGTTGCAGGCTTGGGACTTTGAAGACCGTGTGCAACAGATACTTACGCATTTGGGCATTACGAATCTGGAACAGTTGGCGGGTTCGCTTTCGGGCGGGCAACGCAAGCGTATCGCTTTGGCCAAAATGCTACTTTCTGACCCTGATTTGGTGCTGCTCGACGAGCCAACCAACCACTTGGATTTGAATACGATTGAGTGGCTGGAAAATTACCTAACTTCCCAAAATACAACTTTGCTCATGATTACCCACGACCGTTATTTCTTGGACAATGTGGCCAACGAAATCGTGGAATTGGACAGAGGTAAAATTTATAGATACAAAGGCAAATACGCTTATTTTTTGGAGAAAAAAGCCGAACGCGAAGCCATGGCGCAAGCCAGTGTAGAGAAAGCTCGCAACCTGATGACCAAAGAGTTGGAATGGATGCGCCGCCAACCTAAAGCGCGTGGTACAAAAGCCAAATATCGCATTGAGGCGTTTTATGACCTGAAAGAAAAAGCCTCGCAGAATTTTACGAAAGACGAGCTACAAATCAATATCAAGGCCGCCCGACAAGGCAGTAAAATTATTGAAATAGAGCATATTACTAAAAATTTGGGCGGTAAAAATCTGATTGAAGATTTTTCGTATGTGTTCAAAAAACAAGACCGCATCGGCGTGGTCGGCAAAAACGGGATGGGCAAAACCACGTTATTGAATTTGCTTACAGGCGTTTTGCAGCCCGATAGCGGCACGATAGAACGCGGCGAAACCACCAAAATCGGCTATTACACGCAGGAAACCAACAACTTAAATCCCGCAAACCGCGTCATTGACGAGGTGAAAGCCATTGCCGAATACATCACGCTGGGCAACGGCGAAACGCTTTCGGTGTCGAAGTTTTTGGAGCAATTCTTGTTCCCATCGGCCATGCAATACAGTTTTATTAGCAAGTTGAGTGGTGGCGAACGCAGGCGTTTGCAGTTGCTTAAAGTGTTGGTGGACAGCCCTAATTTCTTGATTTTGGACGAACCGACCAACGATTTGGACATTGATACGCTCAACGTGTTGGAGGAGTTTTTGGAGCAATATCAGGGTACTTTGATGCTCGTGTCCCACGACCGTTATTTTATGGACAAACTCGTAGAGCATTTGTTTGTGTTTGAGGGGGCTGGCCAAGTCCGCGATTTTTATGGCAACTATTCGGACTACCGCGACGAGCAAGACGAGTTGAACAAGCAACGCAAAGCCGAGGAGAAATCTACAAAAAATACAACACCAGAACCTGTTGTTCCTGTGGTTGATAACAAAGTAGAGGCAGCGTCTAAGCGAAAACTTTCGTTTAAGGAACAAAAAGAATATACTACGCTCGAAACCGAAATCGCTAGCATCGAAACCAAGAAAGTTGTTTTGGAACAAAATTTGGCTTCAGGCGAAACAGACCACCAAAAAATTGAAACGTGGGCCAAGGAGTTAGAGCAGCTAAATGAACAGCTCGATGAGAAAGTTTTGCGTTGGATGGAATTAGGCGAATATTTATAA
- a CDS encoding 3-phosphoshikimate 1-carboxyvinyltransferase encodes MKSSLLQTEPSLYKNLTGTVQLPSSKSESNRALIINALAGFKSTLQNLSEARDTQTLQRLLADTDAPVWDVLDAGTTMRFLTAYAALQGLHKQLTGTERMCQRPIGILVDALRVLGAQIEYKAAEGFPPIQITDFQYSGKNKIQIVGNVSSQYISALAMVAPLLPDGLTIELTGAVGSWPYIQMTLDLMSHFGIKLIVENQVIRIPAGRYNENTAFAVESDWSGASYWYSMAAFAQQANILLKGLKANSLQGDSQIVTFMQELGVQTYFEADGARLIKTHEPTDLATMTWDFTDCPDLAQTVVVLAAAKGYPISFTGLQSLRIKETDRIKALQQELETFGVKLTETSPSVFGLVGKWQAPPHLPLIHTYDDHRMAMAFAPVALRQAVRIEDIGVVAKSYPRFWDDLRSMGFRLSNL; translated from the coding sequence ATGAAATCATCCTTATTACAAACAGAACCTTCGCTTTACAAAAACCTGACGGGAACGGTACAATTGCCTTCTTCCAAAAGTGAAAGTAATAGAGCTTTAATAATCAATGCTTTAGCTGGTTTCAAATCTACTTTACAGAATTTGTCGGAAGCCCGCGACACCCAAACGCTTCAGCGACTTTTGGCCGATACCGACGCGCCCGTTTGGGACGTGCTGGACGCGGGAACTACCATGCGTTTTCTGACGGCTTACGCCGCACTGCAAGGTTTGCACAAACAACTGACAGGCACAGAGCGAATGTGCCAACGCCCCATCGGGATACTCGTGGACGCGTTGCGTGTGTTGGGTGCACAAATCGAATACAAAGCCGCCGAAGGCTTTCCGCCAATACAAATTACTGATTTCCAGTATTCTGGTAAAAATAAAATCCAAATCGTGGGTAATGTAAGTAGTCAGTACATTTCGGCCTTGGCGATGGTGGCACCGCTGCTCCCCGACGGACTGACTATCGAACTGACGGGTGCGGTAGGTTCGTGGCCGTATATCCAAATGACGCTGGATTTGATGAGCCATTTCGGTATAAAACTAATTGTCGAAAACCAAGTTATTCGGATTCCTGCGGGTCGCTATAACGAAAACACTGCTTTTGCGGTAGAGTCCGACTGGTCGGGCGCGAGCTACTGGTACAGCATGGCGGCATTTGCGCAGCAAGCCAATATTTTATTGAAAGGCCTAAAAGCTAATTCGTTGCAAGGTGATAGCCAAATAGTTACGTTTATGCAGGAGTTGGGCGTACAGACGTATTTTGAGGCCGACGGCGCAAGACTTATCAAAACCCATGAGCCAACGGATTTGGCCACGATGACTTGGGATTTTACGGATTGCCCAGATTTGGCGCAAACCGTTGTGGTGCTGGCTGCGGCCAAAGGCTACCCAATTTCGTTTACGGGTTTGCAGAGTTTGCGCATCAAAGAAACCGACCGCATCAAGGCGTTGCAACAGGAGTTAGAAACTTTTGGGGTAAAATTAACGGAAACAAGCCCTTCGGTATTTGGTTTGGTGGGCAAATGGCAAGCTCCGCCACATTTGCCACTGATTCACACCTACGACGATCACCGAATGGCAATGGCTTTCGCGCCTGTGGCTTTGCGCCAAGCCGTTCGTATCGAAGATATTGGCGTGGTGGCTAAATCATATCCGCGTTTTTGGGACGATTTGCGCAGCATGGGTTTTAGGCTTTCAAATTTGTAA
- the sufB gene encoding Fe-S cluster assembly protein SufB: MSKDAALLEDITNSEYKYGFVTNIEADEAPKGLNEDIVRFISAKKNEPEWMLEWRLKAFRMWQGMTAPTWPNVQYPPIDYQDIKYYSAPKQKKQINSLDEIDPELRATFEKLGISLDEQKRLTGVAVDAVIDSVSIATTFKSKLAELGIIFCSISEAVHNHPDLVKKYIGSVVPITDNYFAALNSAVFSDGSFVYIPKGVRCPMELSTYFRINAAETGQFERTLLIADEGSYVSYLEGCTAPMRDENQLHAAVVELVTHEKAEIKYSTVQNWYPGDKNGKGGIYNFVTKRGICLGDHSKISWTQVETGSAITWKYPSVILKGDYSIGEFYSVAVTNNMQQADTGTKMIHIGKNTKSRIVSKGISAGKSQNSYRGLVQVMKRAENARNFSQCDSLLLGDKCGAHTFPYLEVGNRSAKVEHEATTSKIGEDQIFYCNQRGISTEQAVALIVNGFAKEVMNQLPMEFAVEAQKLLAVSLEGSVG, from the coding sequence ATGAGCAAAGACGCAGCCCTTTTAGAAGACATCACCAATTCTGAATATAAATATGGTTTTGTAACGAACATCGAAGCCGACGAAGCTCCCAAAGGCCTCAACGAAGATATAGTTCGTTTCATTTCTGCCAAAAAAAATGAACCAGAATGGATGCTCGAATGGCGTTTGAAGGCGTTTCGTATGTGGCAAGGCATGACCGCGCCCACATGGCCAAACGTACAGTATCCGCCAATTGACTATCAAGACATTAAATATTATTCTGCCCCAAAACAGAAAAAACAAATCAATTCTTTGGACGAAATAGACCCCGAACTTCGCGCAACTTTCGAGAAGTTGGGTATTTCGCTCGACGAACAAAAACGCCTTACAGGTGTGGCCGTTGATGCCGTTATCGACAGCGTTTCGATTGCTACCACTTTCAAATCTAAGTTGGCCGAATTGGGTATTATTTTCTGTTCTATCAGCGAAGCGGTACACAATCACCCTGATTTGGTGAAAAAATATATCGGTTCGGTAGTGCCTATCACCGACAACTATTTTGCGGCTCTCAACTCGGCGGTTTTCTCCGACGGGTCGTTTGTATATATCCCGAAAGGCGTACGTTGCCCGATGGAACTTTCCACTTATTTCCGTATCAATGCCGCCGAAACTGGCCAATTTGAACGCACATTACTCATCGCCGACGAAGGCAGTTATGTGAGTTATTTGGAAGGTTGTACCGCACCAATGCGCGACGAAAACCAATTGCACGCCGCTGTGGTTGAGTTAGTTACGCACGAAAAAGCAGAAATTAAATATTCGACCGTGCAAAACTGGTACCCTGGCGACAAGAACGGAAAAGGCGGGATTTATAACTTCGTAACCAAACGCGGCATTTGCTTGGGCGACCATTCCAAAATTTCTTGGACGCAAGTAGAAACGGGTTCGGCCATTACATGGAAATATCCGTCGGTTATCCTGAAAGGCGATTATAGCATCGGCGAATTTTATTCGGTAGCCGTAACCAACAATATGCAGCAAGCCGACACAGGTACGAAAATGATTCACATCGGCAAAAACACCAAAAGCCGCATCGTATCAAAAGGTATTTCGGCAGGAAAAAGCCAAAATTCTTACAGAGGCTTGGTGCAAGTGATGAAGCGTGCTGAAAATGCGCGTAACTTCTCGCAATGCGATTCGTTGTTGTTGGGCGACAAATGCGGTGCGCACACGTTCCCGTACTTGGAAGTTGGCAACCGCAGTGCTAAAGTGGAGCACGAGGCTACTACGTCCAAAATCGGCGAAGACCAAATTTTCTATTGCAACCAACGCGGCATCAGCACAGAGCAAGCCGTGGCTTTGATTGTAAATGGTTTTGCCAAAGAAGTAATGAACCAGTTGCCAATGGAGTTTGCGGTAGAAGCCCAAAAACTGTTGGCCGTGAGCTTAGAAGGAAGCGTAGGTTAA
- a CDS encoding acetyl-CoA carboxylase biotin carboxyl carrier protein subunit, whose amino-acid sequence MLKVAINQQTFAIEGNTLNGELHGADISVINENTWHIIRNSRSFRAEVVSTDYETKTFTVKINGHLYQANVKDKFDLLLESMGLSGANSSKVNDLKAPMPGLILDVKVTEGQTVQKGDALMILEAMKMENIIKAAGEGTVKSIKVQKGDKVEKNQILIQF is encoded by the coding sequence ATGCTAAAAGTAGCTATTAACCAACAGACATTTGCCATCGAAGGCAACACGCTCAATGGCGAGTTGCATGGCGCAGACATTTCCGTAATCAACGAAAATACTTGGCACATTATCCGTAACAGCCGTTCGTTTCGTGCCGAAGTGGTAAGTACTGACTACGAAACCAAAACGTTTACCGTAAAAATCAACGGCCATTTGTACCAAGCCAACGTAAAAGATAAGTTTGATTTGTTGCTCGAAAGCATGGGCTTGAGCGGTGCAAACTCGTCGAAAGTAAACGACCTGAAAGCTCCAATGCCAGGTCTGATTCTGGACGTGAAAGTAACCGAAGGCCAAACCGTACAAAAAGGCGATGCCCTCATGATTTTGGAAGCCATGAAAATGGAAAACATCATCAAAGCCGCAGGCGAAGGCACTGTAAAAAGCATCAAAGTACAGAAAGGCGACAAAGTAGAGAAAAATCAAATTTTGATTCAGTTCTAA
- the sufC gene encoding Fe-S cluster assembly ATPase SufC yields MLKINNLQAKIGDKQILKGINLEVKAGEVHAIMGPNGSGKSTLASVLAGREDYEITGGSVEFLGKDLLEMPAEDRAREGVFLAFQYPVEIPGVSTTNFLKAAVNEVRKYRGLEPLDAVSFLGMMKEKMKLVEISQSLLSRSLNEGFSGGEKKRNEVFQMAMLEPRLSILDETDSGLDIDALRIVANGVNALKTPQTASIVVTHYQRLLDYIVPDFVHVLYNGRIVKSGGKELALELEEKGYDWIKAEADSLV; encoded by the coding sequence ATGTTAAAAATAAATAACTTACAAGCCAAAATTGGCGATAAACAGATTCTGAAAGGAATCAATTTGGAGGTAAAAGCAGGAGAAGTACACGCCATCATGGGGCCAAACGGTTCGGGCAAAAGTACCTTAGCTTCGGTGTTGGCAGGTCGCGAAGACTACGAAATTACGGGCGGAAGTGTGGAGTTTTTGGGTAAAGATTTGCTCGAAATGCCAGCCGAAGACCGCGCACGCGAAGGCGTATTTTTGGCGTTCCAGTACCCCGTAGAAATACCAGGTGTCAGCACAACCAATTTCCTGAAAGCTGCCGTAAACGAAGTGCGCAAATATCGCGGACTTGAGCCGTTGGATGCCGTTTCGTTTTTGGGTATGATGAAAGAAAAAATGAAGTTGGTGGAAATCAGCCAATCACTTTTGAGCCGCTCACTGAACGAAGGTTTTTCGGGTGGTGAGAAAAAACGTAACGAAGTGTTCCAAATGGCCATGCTTGAGCCGCGCCTTTCGATTCTGGACGAAACAGATTCGGGTCTGGACATTGACGCGTTGCGCATCGTGGCCAACGGTGTAAATGCACTCAAAACACCGCAAACGGCTTCTATCGTGGTAACACACTACCAACGTTTGTTGGATTATATCGTTCCTGATTTCGTGCATGTGTTGTACAATGGCCGTATCGTGAAGTCGGGCGGAAAAGAGTTAGCACTCGAACTCGAAGAAAAAGGCTATGACTGGATTAAAGCCGAAGCCGATTCGTTAGTGTAG